The following proteins are encoded in a genomic region of Molothrus aeneus isolate 106 chromosome 12, BPBGC_Maene_1.0, whole genome shotgun sequence:
- the LOC136561766 gene encoding histone H2A type 2-B — MSGRGKSGGKARAKAKSRSSRAGLQFPVGRVHRLLRKGNYAERVGAGAPVYLAAVLEYLSAEILELAGNAARDNKKTRIIPRHLQLAIRNDEELNKLLGGVTIAQGGVLPNIQAVLLPKKTQSSKK; from the coding sequence ATGTCGGGCCGGGGGAAGTCCGGCGGAAAGGCGCGGGCCAAGGCCAAGTCGCGCTCGTCGCGGGCCGGGCTGCAGTTCCCCGTGGGGCGGGTGCACCGGCTGCTGCGGAAGGGTAACTACGCGGAGCGGGTGGGCGCCGGGGCGCCGGTGTACCTGGCGGCCGTGCTGGAGTACCTGTCGGCCGAGATCCTGGAGCTGGCGGGCAACGCGGCCCGCGACAACAAGAAGACGCGCATCATCCCGCGGCACCTGCAGCTCGCCATCCGCAACGACGAGGAGCTCAACAAGCTGCTGGGCGGCGTGACCATCGCCCAGGGCGGCGTCCTGCCCAACATCCAGGCCGTGCTGCTGCCCAAGAAGACGCAGAGCTCCAAGAAGTGA
- the RAB7A gene encoding ras-related protein Rab-7a, whose translation MTSRKKVLLKVIILGDSGVGKTSLMNQYVNKKFSNQYKATIGADFLTKEVMVDDRLVTMQIWDTAGQERFQSLGVAFYRGADCCVLVFDVTAPNTFKTLDSWRDEFLIQASPRDPENFPFVVLGNKIDLENRQVTTKRAQAWCYSKNNIPYFETSAKEAINVEQAFQTIARNALKQETEVELYNEFPEPIKLDKTDRAKASAESCSC comes from the exons ATGACTTCTAGGAAGAAAGTGTTACTGAAAGTCATCATCCTTGGAGACTCTGG GGTGGGAAAGACATCACTCATGAACCAGTATGTGAACAAGAAATTCAGTAACCAGTACAAGGCTACGATAGGTGCAGACTTCCTGACAAAAGAGGTGATGGTGGATGACAGGCTAGTGACAATGCAG ATATGGGATACAGCAGGCCAAGAACGATTTCAGTCTCTGGGAGTTGCCTTCTACAGGGGAGCAGATTGCTGTGTGCTGGTATTCGATGTCACGGCTCCCAACACGTTCAAAACCCTAGACAGCTGGAGGGATGAATTCCTCATTCAGGCCAGTCCAAGGGATCCTgagaattttccttttgttgtgCTGGGAAACAAGATTGACCTAGAAAACAGACAA GTCACCACAAAACGAGCACAAGCCTGGTGCTACAGTAAAAACAACATCCCCTACTTTGAAACCAGTGCCAAGGAGGCCATTAATGTGGAACAAGCTTTCCAGACGATCGCACGAAATGCACTTAAACAG GAAACCGAAGTGGAACTTTACAATGAATTCCCCGAACCCATCAAACTAGACAAGACTGACCGAGCGAAGGCTTCTGcggagagctgcagctgctga
- the H1-10 gene encoding histone H1.10, giving the protein MSVDLEETDLPMAEAEEAPLSPEKKAAAKKAKGGGGASLSPSKKRKNNKKKNQPGKYSQLVVETIRKLGERNGSSLAKIYNEAKKVAWFDQQNGRTYLKYSIKALVQNDTLLQVKGTGANGSFKLNRKKLEGGGEGGAGNSAHKSLKKATVSSTRRAEKPAAKSKKPEKKSHKKGAGGAAAKKDKGKAKKATKKGAASPGGKKVKKSAKPKALKSRKA; this is encoded by the coding sequence ATGTCGGTAGACCTAGAAGAAACCGATCTGCCCATGGCCGAGGCAGAGGAGGCGCCGCTCTCCCCGGAGAAGAAAGCGGCTGCTAAGAAGGCGAAaggaggcggcggcgcctcGTTGTCGCCATcgaagaaaaggaagaacaaCAAGAAGAAGAACCAGCCGGGCAAATACAGCCAGCTAGTGGTGGAGACGATCCGCAAGCTGGGCGAGCGCAATGGCTCCTCGCTGGCCAAGATCTATAACGAGGCCAAGAAAGTGGCTTGGTTCGACCAGCAGAACGGCAGGACTTACCTGAAGTACTCAATCAAGGCACTGGTACAGAACGACACGCTGCTCCAGGTCAAGGGCACCGGCGCCAACGGCTCCTTCAAGCTCAACAGGAAGAAACTGGAAggcggcggggaggggggcGCGGGCAACAGCGCCCACAAGTCCCTCAAGAAGGCGACGGTCTCCTCGACCCGGAGGGCGGAGAAGCCGGCGGCCAAGAGCAAGAAGCCCGAGAAGAAATCGCACAAGAAGGGAgccggcggcgcggcggcgaAGAAGGACAAGGGCAAAGCCAAGAAGGCCACCAAGAAGGGAGCCGCGTCCCCCGGGGGCAAGAAGGTGAAGAAGTCGGCAAAGCCCAAGGCGCTCAAGAGCCGGAAGGCATGA